A part of Petroclostridium xylanilyticum genomic DNA contains:
- a CDS encoding IS110 family transposase: MNFRPIAGIDVGKFFSEMAILSPSNEVIARMKIRHDSSTDVERAVELLKKTEKDFDSRPFVVMESTGHYHKILFHSLCKAGFEVSVTNPIQTDSIKNIGIRKVKNDKVDARKIALLYRFQELKTTNILDEDIECLRSLCRQYYKLSDELTAYKNRFTGIVDQLMLNFKDVFPNIFSKAALAVLEEYPTPAHILKADRNKLISMIQEKSHKSLKWATEKYELLVSKARDFEPLSIHNSSNIAMLGVYISMIRTLEENLEKVLKAIHKLIDEDLAKDMPVLALTLELLQSIPGIGLLSAATILAEIGDFSAFKKPGKLVAYFGIDPSVMQSGEFTGTRNKMSKRGSRLLRRVLFTIALANIRTKRDKTACNPVLLEFYQQKCRSKPKKVALGAVMRKLVNYIFAVLRDRKPYQLRSPQEHAKNLAAKHTAA; encoded by the coding sequence ATGAATTTCAGACCCATTGCAGGCATTGATGTGGGCAAGTTCTTCAGTGAGATGGCGATTCTTTCTCCATCCAATGAAGTAATTGCCCGCATGAAGATTCGCCATGATTCCAGTACCGACGTTGAAAGAGCCGTTGAATTGCTGAAAAAAACGGAAAAGGACTTTGATTCAAGGCCTTTCGTCGTCATGGAATCCACCGGGCACTATCACAAAATCCTTTTCCATTCACTTTGTAAAGCTGGATTTGAGGTTTCAGTAACAAACCCCATCCAGACTGATTCTATCAAAAATATTGGAATTAGAAAAGTGAAAAATGATAAAGTGGATGCCCGGAAAATTGCATTGCTCTACAGATTTCAGGAGCTTAAAACTACTAATATCCTCGATGAGGATATTGAATGCTTAAGGAGCCTTTGCCGCCAGTACTACAAGCTCTCTGACGAGCTTACTGCCTACAAAAACAGGTTTACGGGTATTGTTGACCAACTCATGCTAAACTTTAAGGATGTATTCCCCAACATCTTTTCAAAGGCTGCTCTTGCAGTCCTGGAGGAGTATCCTACGCCTGCCCATATTCTTAAGGCTGACAGGAACAAGCTGATTTCAATGATTCAGGAAAAGTCCCACAAAAGCCTTAAATGGGCAACTGAAAAGTATGAGCTTTTGGTCTCCAAGGCCAGAGATTTTGAACCTTTGAGCATTCACAATTCCTCAAATATTGCCATGCTCGGTGTGTACATCTCCATGATCAGAACCCTGGAGGAAAACCTGGAGAAAGTCCTTAAAGCCATCCATAAGCTGATTGATGAGGACCTGGCAAAGGACATGCCTGTACTTGCATTGACGCTTGAACTCTTGCAGAGCATTCCCGGCATAGGCCTTCTGTCTGCTGCCACCATTCTTGCGGAGATTGGCGACTTTTCGGCCTTTAAAAAGCCGGGCAAGCTGGTTGCTTATTTCGGCATTGACCCCTCTGTCATGCAGTCCGGAGAGTTTACCGGTACACGTAACAAGATGTCTAAGAGGGGTTCAAGGCTGCTTCGCAGGGTGCTTTTTACAATTGCTCTTGCCAATATCCGTACCAAGAGGGATAAGACAGCTTGCAACCCTGTGTTACTGGAGTTTTATCAACAGAAGTGCCGGAGCAAACCTAAAAAAGTAGCTTTGGGAGCTGTTATGCGTAAGCTTGTTAATTATATTTTTGCTGTTCTGAGGGATAGAAAGCCTTATCAGCTACGTAGCCCCCAAGAGCATGCGAAGAATCTTGCAGCAAAGCATACAGCAGCTTAA
- a CDS encoding type II secretion system F family protein has translation MQMLLILFFSFVTTFVIILAIYSFSRNNKMIIAQRLNKIAMNESSDAEEGELAKPFHTRVVQPMLKQLAAFLIRVTPKEIINNYENKIIAAGTPYNFGINEWLSLQAFLTVLVPLGSILIGIAFKAEFQRMALITGIEVLIGILGPNLILISKIQQRQKEIIKTLPDILDLLTVSVEAGLGFDAALGKVVEKMPGVLAKEFDKVLQEIKMGKPRRDALRNMSARVAVIDVTTFIASVIQADQLGVSIGNVLRIQSDQMRLRRRQRAQEKAMKAPIKMLLPMVFFIFPTIFTVLLGPVVIRLIDTFKK, from the coding sequence ATGCAAATGTTATTAATTTTATTCTTTTCATTTGTTACAACATTTGTAATTATACTTGCAATTTACAGCTTTTCCAGGAATAATAAAATGATTATAGCACAAAGACTCAACAAAATAGCTATGAACGAAAGTTCAGATGCTGAAGAGGGAGAATTGGCAAAGCCTTTTCATACAAGGGTGGTACAACCGATGCTAAAACAGCTGGCAGCATTTCTGATAAGAGTTACCCCTAAAGAAATCATTAACAATTATGAAAATAAAATTATTGCGGCAGGAACTCCATATAATTTCGGAATAAACGAGTGGCTCAGTTTGCAGGCTTTTCTAACTGTATTAGTACCATTAGGTTCAATTTTAATCGGAATTGCCTTTAAAGCGGAATTCCAAAGGATGGCTTTAATCACCGGAATAGAAGTTTTGATAGGAATTCTGGGGCCTAACCTTATACTAATATCCAAGATTCAACAAAGGCAAAAAGAAATTATAAAGACCCTTCCGGATATTCTTGACTTGTTAACGGTTAGTGTAGAAGCAGGGCTTGGTTTTGATGCAGCGTTAGGGAAAGTTGTGGAAAAGATGCCGGGAGTATTGGCCAAGGAATTTGACAAGGTTCTCCAGGAAATAAAAATGGGAAAGCCAAGAAGGGATGCACTTAGAAACATGAGTGCGAGAGTAGCTGTGATAGATGTTACTACTTTTATAGCATCAGTAATCCAGGCGGATCAATTAGGGGTTAGCATAGGCAATGTATTAAGAATCCAATCAGACCAGATGAGATTGCGGAGGCGTCAAAGGGCACAGGAAAAAGCGATGAAAGCCCCAATAAAGATGCTTTTACCAATGGTATTTTTTATCTTTCCTACAATTTTTACTGTACTTTTAGGACCTGTAGTTATAAGGTTGATTGATACTTTTAAAAAATAA
- a CDS encoding CoA-binding protein, with product MREEELLKMKTWAVVGATENQEKYGYKIYQKLKSRGYKVYPVNPNYSEVEGDKCYSNLSELPEVPDVIDMVVAPRHGIKVVEEAARLGIKNIWLQPGTVNDELLKLAEEKGINTVQACVLVALNYV from the coding sequence ATGAGAGAAGAAGAACTTTTGAAAATGAAAACCTGGGCAGTGGTTGGAGCTACTGAAAATCAGGAGAAGTATGGCTACAAGATCTATCAGAAACTTAAAAGCCGGGGATATAAAGTATATCCTGTAAATCCGAATTATTCAGAGGTCGAAGGAGATAAGTGCTATTCAAACTTGAGCGAATTACCTGAAGTTCCGGACGTAATTGATATGGTGGTAGCGCCAAGACATGGAATCAAAGTAGTGGAAGAAGCAGCAAGATTAGGGATAAAAAATATATGGCTTCAACCTGGTACAGTAAATGATGAACTATTGAAGCTTGCAGAAGAAAAAGGGATTAACACTGTTCAAGCTTGTGTACTGGTTGCATTAAATTATGTATGA
- a CDS encoding YigZ family protein, whose amino-acid sequence MDNKHQCEYKTVYQYGQAEIIEKKSRFIASVKPVTTEQEAVDFINELKSKYWDAAHNVYAYVIGNNNIQRYSDDGEPAGTAGIPTLEVIKKEQLQDVVVVVTRYFGGTLLGAGGLVRAYGRSAKEGLVAAGIIYMRLCDNIKIKTDYTLLGKIQNEIVNSGHIIDGTIYQEDVTLFVLVNAQQSEQFIQNMIDITNGRVNISKVATKYIAIDEKGKLLSSTGS is encoded by the coding sequence GTGGACAATAAACATCAGTGTGAGTATAAAACGGTATATCAATATGGACAGGCAGAAATAATAGAAAAGAAATCCCGTTTTATTGCTAGTGTAAAACCTGTGACTACAGAGCAGGAGGCTGTAGATTTTATTAATGAGCTAAAATCAAAGTACTGGGATGCTGCTCATAATGTTTATGCATATGTAATTGGCAATAACAATATCCAAAGGTATAGTGATGACGGAGAACCGGCAGGTACGGCAGGTATTCCTACGCTTGAGGTAATAAAAAAAGAACAACTGCAGGATGTAGTGGTTGTAGTTACGCGATATTTTGGAGGTACGCTTTTAGGAGCAGGAGGACTTGTCAGAGCCTATGGAAGAAGTGCTAAAGAGGGTTTGGTTGCTGCGGGAATTATATACATGAGGCTTTGTGATAATATTAAAATAAAAACAGATTATACTTTGTTAGGTAAAATCCAGAATGAAATAGTAAATTCCGGACATATTATTGATGGTACCATATATCAAGAGGATGTGACATTATTTGTTCTCGTGAATGCTCAACAATCGGAGCAGTTTATCCAAAATATGATTGATATTACTAACGGAAGGGTAAATATAAGTAAAGTAGCGACAAAATATATTGCTATTGATGAAAAAGGAAAATTGTTATCTTCTACAGGCTCTTAG
- the hflX gene encoding GTPase HflX, which translates to MEYIETQEKKERAVLVGVHTGNRNSLEDTTEESLAELARLADTAGAEVLTAILQNRTFIETSTYVGEGKVKEIKAVCESLGANLIIFDDELTGSQVRNLEDITGIKVIDRSTLILDIFAARALTKEGKIQVELAQLKYMLPRLVGVGSALSRLGGGIGTRGPGETKLETDRRHIKRRISYLEDELKDIKKHRELLRSRRKKEGIPVVALVGYTNAGKSSLLNALAHSDVLAEDKLFATLDPTVRSIELSDNRKVLLVDTVGFIRKLPHRLIEAFKSTLEEAVLADVLLHVVDSSSDVAEQHILVVNNILKELGAASKPIIMVYNKIDLKQDDIHLPQDRQMVKGSVEVSARTGKGINDLLELMDDIVPGKKIKVKICVPYSVGSIVSQIHEKCDVLREEYTQEGTVMNVLVDEVMFGRVKEYIVGSEE; encoded by the coding sequence ATGGAATATATAGAAACTCAAGAAAAAAAAGAGCGGGCGGTTTTAGTAGGAGTACATACAGGAAATCGGAATAGTTTGGAAGATACCACCGAAGAGTCGTTGGCAGAACTTGCACGTCTGGCTGATACGGCTGGGGCGGAGGTATTGACTGCCATTTTACAGAACAGGACATTTATAGAAACATCAACCTATGTTGGTGAAGGCAAGGTAAAGGAGATTAAAGCCGTTTGCGAAAGTTTGGGAGCTAACCTCATTATTTTTGACGATGAGCTGACCGGGTCACAGGTACGCAATCTCGAAGACATTACAGGTATCAAGGTTATTGACCGAAGTACACTTATCCTGGATATCTTTGCAGCCCGGGCTCTTACGAAAGAAGGAAAAATTCAGGTAGAACTGGCACAACTAAAATATATGCTGCCAAGATTAGTTGGGGTTGGATCTGCTCTTTCAAGACTTGGAGGGGGAATAGGCACCCGTGGTCCTGGTGAAACCAAGCTGGAAACTGACCGGAGACATATTAAAAGACGAATCAGCTACCTTGAAGATGAATTAAAAGACATTAAAAAACACAGGGAACTTTTGAGAAGCAGGCGAAAGAAAGAAGGAATACCTGTTGTTGCTTTAGTTGGATATACGAATGCAGGAAAATCATCTTTATTAAATGCCCTTGCCCATTCTGATGTATTGGCAGAGGACAAGCTGTTTGCTACACTGGATCCTACTGTCAGGAGCATAGAACTTTCAGATAACCGTAAAGTTTTATTGGTGGATACTGTAGGTTTCATAAGAAAACTTCCTCACCGTCTGATAGAGGCTTTTAAATCAACTTTAGAAGAAGCAGTATTGGCAGATGTATTGCTACACGTAGTAGATTCCAGCAGTGATGTGGCAGAACAGCATATACTGGTGGTTAACAATATATTAAAAGAATTAGGTGCTGCGAGCAAGCCTATTATAATGGTATACAATAAAATAGATTTAAAGCAGGATGATATTCATTTGCCTCAGGATCGGCAGATGGTTAAAGGCAGCGTGGAAGTATCTGCCCGAACCGGAAAAGGCATAAATGATTTACTGGAGTTGATGGACGATATTGTTCCGGGAAAAAAGATAAAGGTTAAAATATGTGTTCCTTATTCAGTGGGAAGCATAGTGTCCCAGATTCATGAAAAATGTGATGTTCTTAGGGAAGAATATACACAGGAGGGCACTGTAATGAATGTACTGGTGGATGAAGTAATGTTTGGGAGGGTAAAAGAATACATAGTGGGGAGTGAGGAGTAG
- a CDS encoding CpaF family protein — protein MSLLQRLEKEKAVEMNDAGFAGKNKKIGHFEKKDPFRDIKKKIFDRIVNEINPDDIEDGEDSQELEKKIALLVEKALSEENVPLSRNDRQKIISEIIDETIGFGPINSLIHNPDVSEIMVNGPKQVYIEQKGKLVLSDVTFRDDEHVMHVIEKIVAPIGRRIDESSPMVDARLPNGSRVNAIIPPLALDGPVITIRKFSERPFTIKDLINFNSLDANMAIFIKACVEARLNIVVSGGTGSGKTTTLNVLSSFIPPDERIVTIEDAAELQLSQEHVIRLETRPPNIEGKGAITIRDLVKNSLRMRPDRIVVGEVRGGEALDMLQAMNTGHDGSLTTGHANSPRDMLSRLETMVLMAGMDLPVRAIREQIASAIDLIIQQSRLKDGSRKITHITEVAGMEGDVITLQDIFIFKQKGRDEKGKILGEFMPTGIKPRFFEKLESVGVKLPSDLFLSKKI, from the coding sequence ATGTCACTATTACAACGATTAGAAAAAGAGAAAGCTGTAGAAATGAATGACGCCGGTTTTGCCGGGAAAAATAAAAAAATTGGCCATTTTGAGAAGAAAGATCCTTTTCGTGATATTAAAAAGAAAATATTTGACAGAATTGTAAATGAAATAAATCCAGATGATATAGAAGATGGAGAAGATTCTCAGGAATTGGAAAAAAAGATTGCTTTACTGGTAGAAAAAGCTTTATCAGAAGAAAACGTACCTCTTTCAAGAAATGACCGGCAAAAAATTATTTCGGAAATTATTGATGAAACCATTGGATTTGGACCTATTAACAGTCTTATTCATAACCCGGATGTATCAGAAATTATGGTTAATGGGCCAAAACAGGTCTATATAGAGCAAAAAGGCAAGTTGGTTTTAAGTGATGTCACTTTTCGCGATGATGAGCATGTGATGCATGTAATAGAAAAGATTGTTGCGCCTATAGGCAGAAGAATTGATGAAAGTTCTCCCATGGTGGACGCCAGGCTTCCGAATGGGTCTCGTGTAAATGCGATTATACCTCCGCTGGCATTGGACGGGCCGGTTATTACTATAAGAAAATTTTCCGAAAGGCCTTTTACTATTAAGGATCTTATCAATTTCAATTCATTAGATGCTAATATGGCAATATTTATTAAAGCGTGCGTTGAAGCAAGATTAAATATTGTAGTTTCCGGAGGAACGGGCAGCGGTAAAACCACAACTTTAAATGTATTATCATCTTTTATTCCACCGGACGAAAGAATTGTTACTATTGAAGATGCAGCAGAGCTTCAACTAAGCCAGGAGCACGTAATACGCCTGGAAACCCGCCCTCCTAATATTGAAGGAAAAGGTGCAATTACTATTAGAGACCTGGTTAAAAACTCTTTGCGTATGCGTCCTGACAGAATTGTTGTAGGTGAGGTAAGAGGAGGCGAAGCTTTAGATATGCTTCAGGCAATGAATACAGGACATGATGGTTCATTGACTACCGGTCATGCAAATTCTCCCAGGGATATGCTGTCGCGTCTGGAGACAATGGTACTTATGGCCGGGATGGACCTGCCTGTAAGAGCAATAAGGGAACAGATTGCCTCAGCAATTGACTTGATTATTCAACAATCGAGATTAAAGGATGGCAGTAGAAAAATAACGCATATTACCGAGGTAGCAGGAATGGAAGGAGATGTAATTACCCTCCAGGACATATTCATATTTAAACAAAAAGGCAGAGATGAAAAAGGAAAAATTCTTGGTGAATTTATGCCTACAGGCATAAAGCCTAGGTTTTTTGAAAAATTGGAAAGTGTAGGCGTCAAATTACCTTCAGATTTGTTCTTAAGTAAAAAAATATAA
- a CDS encoding DUF1657 domain-containing protein, whose translation MTVQSDLQKAIASCEAAKGSYAMMAQSTEDPQAKQMFNSMKADIDRHIQYLNGRLSYLNQNNDLNKKKQ comes from the coding sequence ATGACAGTACAAAGTGACTTGCAAAAAGCAATAGCATCCTGCGAGGCTGCCAAAGGAAGTTATGCAATGATGGCTCAATCAACTGAGGACCCGCAGGCAAAGCAGATGTTTAATAGTATGAAAGCTGATATTGATAGGCATATTCAATATTTAAACGGCAGGTTAAGTTACTTAAACCAGAATAATGATTTAAATAAAAAGAAGCAGTAG
- a CDS encoding class I SAM-dependent methyltransferase, protein MRVLKNSLGISHEVVEKVVCAGDIVVDATAGNGNDTVFLAKLVGDSGHVYCFDIQDKALENTREKLINENVLDRVTLIKDGHENIDWYVEAGIKAVMFNLGYLPGGDHKIHTRPETTIMAIQKSLELIVPHGIVMLVIYYGGDSGFEEKDAVLGFLRELDCRKYSVLMYHFINQINYPPIAVCIERLKG, encoded by the coding sequence ATGAGAGTCCTTAAGAATTCCCTAGGCATCTCCCATGAAGTTGTTGAGAAGGTAGTCTGTGCCGGAGATATTGTGGTAGATGCAACTGCAGGGAATGGAAATGATACCGTGTTTCTAGCCAAATTAGTGGGAGATAGTGGGCATGTCTATTGCTTTGACATACAAGATAAAGCTCTTGAGAATACAAGAGAAAAACTAATAAATGAGAATGTTCTGGACCGTGTGACACTTATAAAAGATGGACATGAAAACATTGACTGGTATGTGGAAGCAGGAATAAAGGCTGTTATGTTTAATCTCGGTTATCTTCCTGGCGGTGACCATAAAATACATACCAGACCTGAGACGACAATAATGGCAATTCAGAAAAGTCTGGAGCTTATAGTACCTCACGGAATTGTAATGCTGGTGATATACTATGGAGGAGATAGCGGATTTGAGGAAAAAGATGCAGTTTTGGGATTTCTAAGAGAACTAGATTGCAGGAAGTACAGTGTGCTAATGTACCATTTTATAAATCAGATTAACTATCCTCCCATTGCGGTTTGTATTGAAAGATTAAAAGGTTAA
- a CDS encoding D-alanyl-D-alanine carboxypeptidase family protein has translation MEFDFEEIPVLEQSESELPKISSPAAVAIDTINGRILYSKNAYSRRQMASTTKMMTAILAIEKGDLNDIVTVSKRAAYVGGSQAHLKVGEKIKLEYLLYALMLPSGNDAAIAIAEHIAGNVENFVAMMDEKALEIGAKNTKYGSPHGLDRNNYSTAYDLAIIARYCLTNPIFAEVVKTKSKVVPREGMENGKEYTNTNEMLHSYEGADGVKTGYTGPAGRCLVTSATRDGWQVISVVLGANSKYSRSNDSRKILNYVFSNFPLITVLPDGQEMISIPVVKGKKEKVYAINKGEISMHLNDTELANIEREFIVPEQLTAPIKRGQKIGKVVLRLGESPIGSCELYAKEDVAFWTIDMNLSKILKQWMEMNKLLQKYIKI, from the coding sequence GTGGAATTTGATTTTGAGGAAATACCTGTTTTAGAACAGAGTGAAAGCGAGCTTCCTAAAATATCTTCTCCAGCAGCAGTGGCAATCGATACAATTAATGGGAGAATACTGTATAGCAAAAATGCTTATAGCAGGCGTCAAATGGCCAGTACTACCAAGATGATGACTGCAATATTAGCCATTGAAAAAGGAGATTTAAATGATATTGTAACGGTAAGTAAAAGGGCGGCATATGTAGGCGGCTCTCAAGCCCACTTGAAGGTAGGTGAGAAAATAAAGCTGGAATATTTATTATATGCCCTTATGTTACCATCCGGAAATGATGCAGCAATCGCAATAGCAGAACATATAGCCGGAAATGTTGAAAACTTTGTAGCAATGATGGATGAAAAGGCTCTTGAAATTGGTGCAAAAAATACAAAGTACGGCTCACCTCATGGTCTGGATAGAAATAATTATTCTACAGCGTACGACCTGGCAATAATCGCGCGGTACTGCCTTACCAATCCTATTTTTGCAGAAGTTGTAAAAACGAAATCAAAAGTAGTACCCCGTGAAGGAATGGAAAATGGGAAAGAATATACAAATACCAATGAAATGCTACATTCCTATGAGGGGGCAGATGGGGTGAAAACCGGGTATACCGGGCCTGCAGGGAGATGTCTGGTTACTTCTGCCACAAGGGATGGATGGCAGGTGATAAGTGTGGTGCTTGGGGCAAATTCAAAATATAGCCGTTCCAATGATAGCCGTAAAATATTAAATTATGTTTTTTCCAATTTTCCATTAATTACTGTCCTGCCCGATGGACAGGAAATGATAAGCATCCCGGTAGTAAAGGGAAAGAAAGAAAAGGTTTATGCAATAAATAAAGGTGAAATCAGCATGCATCTGAATGATACAGAATTAGCTAATATTGAAAGGGAATTTATCGTCCCTGAGCAGTTAACTGCTCCCATTAAAAGAGGACAAAAGATTGGCAAAGTAGTCTTGAGATTAGGCGAATCTCCCATAGGCAGCTGTGAGCTTTATGCAAAAGAAGATGTAGCTTTCTGGACGATAGACATGAACTTGAGTAAAATATTGAAGCAGTGGATGGAAATGAATAAGTTGTTGCAAAAGTATATTAAAATATAA
- a CDS encoding type II secretion system F family protein produces the protein MLYLIVFFAFITVLLAGYSVVNIFIFRKKLINRVEKYVNVDQAQEGQEKRNFNRIIKNLLSSGKEIGNLGIFSSYKKNIQAQLIKAHIPLKGEEFITLCIISAITFMIVFFIVSKSIITGLTLGTIGWYLPILFVKSKKKKRIKLLNDQLGDAISLISNSLKAGYSFFQAIDATSTEMSGSIAEEFAQVKKEINLGLSTEYALENLVKRVESDDLELMITAILIQRQVGGNLAEILDNISETIRERVRIKGEVKTLTAQGRMSGLIISILPPAMGVVLALINPKHIGVLFTSKLGLMMVGISIIMELLGIYFINQIVKIEV, from the coding sequence ATGCTATACCTTATTGTTTTTTTTGCGTTTATTACTGTACTATTAGCCGGTTACAGTGTAGTGAATATCTTCATATTTAGAAAGAAGTTAATCAATCGGGTAGAAAAGTATGTAAATGTGGACCAAGCTCAAGAAGGTCAGGAAAAGCGAAATTTTAACAGGATTATAAAAAATTTATTATCTTCGGGAAAAGAAATTGGAAACCTGGGAATATTTAGCAGTTATAAGAAGAACATTCAGGCCCAGCTTATAAAAGCACATATACCTCTTAAAGGTGAAGAGTTTATTACGCTATGCATTATCAGCGCAATTACCTTCATGATTGTGTTTTTCATAGTTTCAAAAAGTATTATAACCGGGCTGACTCTGGGCACAATAGGGTGGTACTTGCCTATATTATTTGTAAAATCGAAAAAAAAGAAAAGAATTAAGCTGCTCAATGACCAATTGGGAGATGCAATTTCATTAATTTCAAATTCCTTGAAGGCAGGCTATAGTTTTTTTCAAGCAATTGATGCAACTTCAACCGAAATGTCAGGAAGCATAGCAGAAGAATTCGCACAGGTAAAAAAAGAGATTAATCTTGGACTTTCAACAGAATATGCTCTGGAAAATCTTGTGAAGAGAGTTGAAAGCGATGATCTGGAATTGATGATTACTGCCATATTGATTCAGAGACAGGTAGGAGGAAATCTCGCAGAAATATTGGATAATATTTCTGAAACTATCCGGGAGAGGGTCCGAATAAAAGGAGAAGTAAAGACCCTTACTGCACAGGGCCGGATGTCCGGGCTTATCATTTCTATTCTTCCACCGGCCATGGGTGTAGTTTTAGCACTTATTAACCCGAAGCATATTGGGGTACTTTTTACCAGTAAATTAGGACTTATGATGGTAGGCATATCCATTATTATGGAATTGTTAGGGATCTATTTTATAAATCAAATAGTAAAAATTGAAGTCTGA
- the cysK gene encoding cysteine synthase A produces MRVANYIYELIGQTPMVRLNRLVDEDSAEVLVKLESFNPGSSVKDRIALNMIIDAENKGLLKPGSTIVEPTSGNTGIGLAMVGASKGYRVILVMPDTMSIERRNLLKAYGAELVLTPGAEGMRGAIAKAEELVSQNSGYFMPQQFRNAANPDVHRRTTAVEILTQTEGNIDAFVAGVGTGGTLTGVGEVLKEKIPSIKVIAVEPEASPVISGGKPGPHKLQGIGAGFIPEVLNKNIIDEVIKIADEDAFITARKLASQEGILVGISSGAAVNAALQMAKKLGKGKRVVVVAPDTGERYLSTALFKEE; encoded by the coding sequence ATGCGTGTTGCAAATTATATTTATGAACTAATAGGTCAAACGCCTATGGTGAGGTTAAACCGTCTGGTAGATGAAGATAGTGCGGAAGTATTGGTAAAATTAGAATCTTTTAATCCCGGAAGCAGTGTGAAAGACAGAATTGCCTTGAATATGATAATAGATGCAGAAAATAAAGGACTACTTAAGCCTGGTTCTACGATTGTAGAACCTACCAGTGGTAATACAGGTATAGGTCTTGCAATGGTAGGTGCGTCAAAAGGATATAGGGTAATACTTGTTATGCCGGATACAATGAGTATTGAGAGAAGAAATCTCTTAAAGGCTTATGGAGCAGAACTGGTACTTACTCCTGGCGCAGAAGGCATGAGGGGTGCTATTGCAAAAGCGGAAGAGCTGGTTAGTCAAAATTCCGGTTATTTTATGCCTCAGCAGTTTAGAAATGCTGCAAATCCGGATGTTCATAGAAGGACAACTGCAGTAGAGATTTTGACACAGACAGAAGGAAATATTGATGCATTTGTAGCCGGAGTTGGTACCGGCGGTACTTTAACCGGGGTTGGAGAAGTATTAAAAGAAAAAATTCCATCAATTAAAGTAATTGCAGTGGAACCGGAAGCTTCACCGGTTATTTCCGGAGGCAAACCGGGCCCCCATAAGCTTCAAGGTATCGGTGCCGGCTTTATACCTGAGGTGCTTAATAAAAATATTATAGATGAAGTAATAAAAATTGCCGATGAAGACGCATTTATAACTGCGAGGAAGCTTGCAAGCCAGGAAGGTATTTTAGTTGGTATCTCCAGTGGTGCGGCGGTGAATGCGGCTTTACAGATGGCCAAAAAATTAGGAAAAGGAAAAAGAGTAGTGGTAGTTGCTCCGGATACTGGAGAAAGATATTTGAGTACGGCGTTGTTTAAAGAAGAGTGA
- a CDS encoding DUF192 domain-containing protein, with amino-acid sequence MLIKNFNNNLILADRAKLAKTFMSRLKGLMFRKELDEGEGLILMPCNMVHTFGMRFPLDVVFISRDNTIVHTIQNLQPNRVSPMVKTAVRVLELPAGTISRTNTKEGDQLFIN; translated from the coding sequence ATGCTAATTAAAAATTTTAATAATAATCTTATTTTGGCTGATAGAGCAAAACTGGCAAAAACGTTTATGTCCAGATTAAAAGGATTAATGTTTAGAAAAGAACTGGATGAAGGCGAGGGTCTGATATTGATGCCCTGTAATATGGTACATACCTTTGGGATGAGATTTCCGCTGGATGTTGTCTTTATTTCGAGAGATAACACAATCGTACATACAATTCAAAATCTTCAACCCAACCGGGTTAGCCCAATGGTAAAAACAGCCGTCAGGGTGCTGGAACTGCCTGCGGGTACCATCAGCCGGACAAATACGAAAGAAGGAGACCAATTATTTATTAATTAA